A single Marinitoga aeolica DNA region contains:
- the codB gene encoding cytosine permease yields the protein MENEEILKKSQKEISVEGTEDFPLVEVPESERKGFWSISVVLLGFTFFTATMWAGGNLGVSFKFWPDLILLITLGNFLLGAYVAVLGYIAYKTGLSTVLLGRYSFGDWGSKWPDFVLGFTQIGWYAWGTATIAILLTKLLNLPQGWNIPLMIVFGFAFSWTAYVGYRGLEWLSRFSVPLMTILIVWSMTIATKDAGGLAGILGIEPTKNMTIAGAITIIFGTFVSGGTQSTNWTRFSKTAFSAIFGSLIAFFIGNGLMIFAGAYGGLVYQEPDIVNVLVKQGLIFWGIVMLFLNIWTTQDNTIYNFSVAGCNFFRTEKRRYFTVGGAAIGTILAILGMYNWLIPWLVLLGTFIPPIGGVIMADFFYKHKMRYPKITKIKFQKFNWAGILGYVAGALIAKYSPGVPPLNGIIGAFVFYVIFDLLFKLFRINNDHVVEGEE from the coding sequence ATGGAAAATGAAGAAATCTTGAAAAAAAGTCAAAAAGAAATTTCTGTTGAAGGAACAGAAGATTTTCCTTTAGTTGAGGTTCCGGAAAGTGAAAGAAAAGGTTTTTGGTCAATTTCTGTAGTGCTATTAGGGTTTACTTTTTTCACTGCCACAATGTGGGCAGGTGGAAATTTGGGAGTATCTTTTAAATTTTGGCCAGATTTAATATTATTAATAACACTGGGTAATTTTTTATTAGGAGCTTATGTAGCTGTTTTGGGATATATAGCATATAAAACAGGATTAAGCACAGTACTTTTAGGTAGATATAGTTTTGGAGATTGGGGGAGCAAATGGCCAGATTTTGTTTTAGGGTTTACACAAATAGGTTGGTATGCTTGGGGAACAGCTACTATTGCAATACTATTAACAAAATTGTTAAATTTACCTCAAGGTTGGAATATTCCTTTAATGATAGTTTTTGGGTTTGCATTTTCATGGACTGCATATGTTGGATATAGGGGATTGGAATGGTTATCAAGATTTTCAGTACCTTTAATGACTATATTGATAGTTTGGAGCATGACTATTGCTACTAAAGACGCTGGAGGGTTAGCTGGTATATTAGGTATTGAACCTACAAAAAATATGACAATAGCTGGAGCTATAACTATAATTTTTGGAACATTTGTCAGTGGTGGAACTCAGTCAACTAATTGGACAAGGTTTTCTAAAACTGCTTTTTCAGCTATTTTTGGTTCTCTTATAGCATTTTTTATTGGTAATGGATTAATGATTTTTGCTGGGGCATATGGTGGATTGGTTTATCAAGAGCCAGACATTGTAAATGTTTTAGTAAAACAAGGGCTTATATTTTGGGGAATTGTAATGTTGTTTTTAAATATTTGGACTACTCAAGATAATACTATTTATAATTTTTCTGTAGCTGGATGTAATTTTTTTAGAACTGAAAAAAGAAGATATTTTACTGTTGGAGGAGCAGCAATAGGAACAATTCTTGCTATACTAGGAATGTATAATTGGTTAATTCCATGGCTTGTTTTGTTAGGAACATTTATTCCTCCAATCGGTGGAGTTATTATGGCAGATTTCTTTTATAAACATAAGATGAGATATCCTAAAATTACAAAAATAAAATTTCAAAAGTTCAATTGGGCTGGAATATTAGGATATGTAGCTGGAGCTTTAATTGCTAAATATAGTCCTGGGGTTCCTCCTTTAAATGGTATTATTGGAGCTTTTGTTTTCTATGTAATATTTGATTTACTTTTTAAATTATTTAGAATAAATAATGATCATGTAGTAGAGGGTGAGGAGTAA
- a CDS encoding TolB family protein, translating to MKRISVILLYIFLITYVFSGEIYNFNKSAFVEKTKYFKFVFEKDLYNYVYELEKLSDKLYENYVEFYETKPGSITVYIFDDVDFVNSFALPPLNVIRLYINPPNAKIGLSENVEEWISFVFSHELNHIFYGNTLNNYVSWIPNNIIRKALMMNWNPSYLHEGLSIYMESKYFKGRFQNNLFNMYLKAEILSNNYPRYQLGAGPYKDIWSPAGFNYMYGAIVTKEISEKYGEDTLRSIIKDINSHLFFSTISSSFERITNEKWNDFLLYIKIKYKNEYLDLLNKGYVDNYVPLNKSNHFTSNLKTDGKNIYYYKESPGKRSGIYRYKDDKLILPDIKNFDISNDGKIIYLISNKNDKYINSLYLKCNCPISDTLIDIRVTNFAFAGSERIVYTKIKDGLTAVFLKNLNTGKTEKLMDYGKYTINDFYYFNNKIYFSGIINNQNDIYYIDLNTKKLIQLTNDKYIEMNLFVKDNNIYYTANYEDDIFNIYSINLITGLVSKLTNHIFGTFYPVVLNDELYFLYYNFTGYHLSKIEINNIGEKNIKLYNTQIIVENTDLKIAKQMNKYSESLKYNFLVPYAENNDIGALYLSLSEGVNYGVGAGLLTDFTQLKPIFGFYLDYYTQNLGIFKYQNSKLYSSINISKSFEFHLKKQNYLTLSSNFELENITLKSKEIIINLMNNPYKIDQQQYYENNSILGYNNDNFYIQYSKAFDIYSVKTEPYIYYDTNGNLIPGLKLSKRIWYPYFSILDGKYSLDGINGSIDYNYNLKTKKSNLKFSLNMDLTALYWINFTLPLIKNN from the coding sequence ATGAAAAGAATATCTGTAATATTATTATACATATTTCTTATAACATACGTATTTTCAGGAGAAATTTATAATTTTAACAAATCAGCTTTTGTTGAAAAAACTAAATATTTTAAATTTGTTTTTGAAAAGGATTTATATAACTATGTTTATGAATTAGAAAAATTATCAGATAAATTATATGAAAATTATGTAGAGTTTTATGAAACAAAACCAGGATCAATAACAGTTTATATTTTTGATGACGTTGATTTTGTCAATTCTTTTGCGTTACCACCTTTAAATGTAATAAGATTATATATTAATCCACCAAATGCAAAAATTGGATTATCAGAAAACGTTGAAGAATGGATTAGTTTTGTATTTTCTCATGAATTAAATCATATTTTTTATGGAAATACGTTGAATAATTACGTTTCATGGATACCTAATAATATAATAAGAAAGGCATTAATGATGAATTGGAATCCAAGCTATTTACATGAAGGACTTTCTATATATATGGAGAGTAAATACTTTAAGGGGCGATTTCAGAATAATTTATTTAATATGTATTTAAAAGCAGAAATCTTAAGTAATAATTATCCAAGATATCAATTAGGTGCAGGGCCATATAAAGATATATGGTCACCAGCAGGATTTAATTATATGTATGGAGCTATTGTTACCAAAGAAATTTCAGAAAAATATGGAGAAGATACATTAAGAAGCATCATAAAAGATATTAACTCACATTTATTTTTTAGCACAATAAGCAGTTCATTTGAAAGAATAACTAACGAAAAATGGAATGATTTTTTATTATACATAAAAATAAAATATAAAAACGAGTATTTAGATTTATTAAATAAAGGATATGTTGATAATTATGTTCCATTAAATAAATCAAATCATTTCACTTCAAATTTAAAAACAGATGGAAAAAATATTTATTATTATAAGGAATCTCCAGGTAAAAGAAGTGGAATATATAGATATAAAGACGATAAATTAATTTTACCGGATATAAAAAATTTTGACATATCAAATGATGGAAAAATAATATATCTCATTTCAAATAAAAACGATAAATATATAAATTCTCTATATTTAAAATGTAACTGTCCTATTTCAGATACATTAATAGATATTCGAGTAACCAATTTTGCTTTTGCAGGAAGTGAAAGAATTGTATATACAAAAATAAAAGATGGATTAACAGCAGTATTTTTAAAAAATTTAAATACAGGGAAAACAGAAAAATTAATGGATTATGGGAAATATACAATAAATGATTTTTACTACTTTAATAATAAAATATATTTTTCTGGAATAATAAATAATCAGAATGACATATATTATATTGATTTAAATACCAAAAAATTAATTCAATTAACCAATGATAAATATATTGAAATGAATCTTTTTGTTAAAGATAATAATATATACTATACAGCTAATTATGAAGATGATATTTTTAATATCTATTCTATAAATCTAATAACAGGGTTGGTAAGTAAATTAACTAACCACATTTTTGGAACATTTTATCCAGTGGTATTAAATGATGAACTTTATTTTTTATACTATAATTTTACTGGATATCATCTTTCAAAAATAGAAATTAATAATATTGGTGAAAAAAATATAAAATTATATAATACTCAAATTATTGTGGAGAACACAGATCTAAAAATAGCTAAACAGATGAATAAATATTCTGAATCATTAAAATATAATTTTTTAGTTCCATATGCAGAAAATAATGATATAGGTGCATTATATTTATCTTTAAGTGAAGGGGTTAATTATGGTGTAGGAGCAGGACTATTAACAGATTTTACTCAATTAAAACCTATTTTTGGTTTTTATTTGGACTACTATACACAAAATTTAGGTATTTTTAAATATCAAAATAGCAAGTTATACTCAAGTATAAATATTTCAAAAAGTTTTGAATTCCATTTAAAGAAACAAAATTATTTAACATTAAGTAGTAATTTTGAATTAGAAAATATAACTTTAAAATCAAAAGAAATAATAATTAATTTAATGAATAATCCATATAAAATTGATCAACAACAATATTATGAAAACAACAGTATTTTGGGATATAACAATGATAATTTTTATATTCAATATTCCAAAGCATTTGATATTTATTCTGTAAAAACTGAACCATATATTTATTATGATACAAATGGTAATTTAATTCCAGGATTAAAGTTATCAAAGAGGATATGGTATCCATATTTCTCTATTTTAGACGGAAAATATAGCTTAGATGGAATTAATGGAAGTATAGATTATAATTATAATTTAAAAACGAAAAAATCAAATTTAAAATTTTCATTGAATATGGATTTAACAGCACTTTATTGGATAAATTTTACATTACCTCTAATAAAAAATAATTAA
- a CDS encoding LacI family DNA-binding transcriptional regulator, with protein MVTIKDIAKIAGVSPSTVSRSLNDYPNISKKTKEKIKKIAEDLGFEFNEAARNLNRKKTNTIGVIIPQFFDDMRGEIFFANLLGKLIREAQMEGYHVRIEYEIEKKYIRKMIQSRSVDGLLLMNPFISKEDVEFILEKNFPYIFLHYIPENFMNTSKINYVRTNQKKGGYLATKYLIEKGHRKILTLSGLSINYEFKERTEGYRKALKEAGIGEEYILDIDVTFESAKKAIKKNYKLLKELDAIFAQTDLMALGAIEALEEMSLNIPEDVSVIGFDNIQIGTYFKPRLTTIEQPLDKLAKIGIKNIIKLMKDDVKVRKFIEPKLVIRQSA; from the coding sequence ATGGTTACAATAAAGGATATTGCTAAAATAGCAGGAGTTAGCCCATCAACAGTTTCTAGAAGTTTAAATGATTATCCAAACATTTCTAAAAAAACTAAAGAAAAAATAAAAAAAATTGCTGAAGATTTGGGTTTTGAATTTAATGAAGCAGCGAGAAATCTAAATAGAAAAAAAACAAATACTATTGGTGTAATAATTCCTCAATTTTTTGATGATATGAGGGGAGAAATATTTTTTGCAAATTTATTGGGAAAATTAATCAGAGAAGCTCAAATGGAAGGATATCATGTAAGAATTGAATATGAAATAGAAAAAAAATATATTAGAAAAATGATACAAAGTAGAAGCGTTGATGGTTTATTGTTGATGAATCCATTTATTTCAAAAGAAGATGTTGAGTTTATTTTAGAGAAAAATTTTCCATATATATTTTTACATTACATACCAGAAAATTTTATGAATACTTCAAAAATAAATTATGTCAGAACAAATCAGAAGAAAGGAGGGTATTTAGCAACTAAATATTTAATTGAAAAAGGACATAGAAAAATTTTAACTTTATCGGGTCTTAGTATTAATTATGAATTTAAAGAAAGAACAGAGGGATATAGGAAAGCATTAAAAGAAGCCGGTATTGGAGAAGAATATATATTGGATATAGATGTTACTTTTGAATCTGCGAAAAAGGCAATAAAAAAGAACTATAAGCTATTAAAAGAACTTGACGCAATATTTGCACAAACGGATTTAATGGCTTTAGGTGCTATAGAAGCACTTGAAGAAATGTCTTTAAATATTCCTGAGGACGTATCAGTAATAGGATTTGATAACATTCAAATAGGAACATATTTTAAACCACGTTTGACTACAATTGAACAACCGCTAGATAAGCTGGCAAAAATTGGCATCAAAAATATAATTAAATTAATGAAGGATGATGTAAAAGTAAGAAAATTCATTGAACCAAAATTAGTGATTAGGCAATCAGCGTAA
- a CDS encoding carboxypeptidase M32 yields MYIEKLKEKYFLISKYGTAAALLEWDFETHMPKKAAEKRAEVIGEISGKAFEMAVSDEIGELLMKSEEESLNEIDKAIVRVGKKEYEKFKKIPPDLFKEINISASKAQAAWEEAKIKNDFSIFQPHLEKVVELTKKMADYLGYDENRYDALLDLYEPGLKTSELKKVIEPLRKFLIQYLNKLDEGKKPDNSIMKRYFPIEKQKELSLRALKLMKYDFDAGRMDVAMHPFTTTIGANDVRITTRYNENDLNDSLYSTIHEGGHALYEQGIPEEFSGLPIGDGASMAIHESQSRFWENIIGRSLEFWEYFYNDLVEVFPEFKDYTPEEIFKAVNFVERSFIRTEADEVTYNLHIMLRFEIEEALINDRIKVEDLPEVWNEKMKDYLGIVPGKDSEGVLQDVHWAHGSFGYFPSYMLGNLYSAQFYKKMREDIPELDDKIKKGDFEPALNWLREKIHSKGKMYEPGELVKMVTGELLNPKYFMEYIENKFNKVYEL; encoded by the coding sequence ATGTATATTGAAAAGTTAAAAGAAAAGTATTTTTTAATTTCAAAATATGGTACAGCGGCAGCTTTATTAGAGTGGGATTTTGAAACACATATGCCTAAAAAAGCAGCAGAAAAGAGAGCAGAAGTTATAGGTGAAATCTCTGGAAAAGCTTTTGAAATGGCTGTTTCTGATGAAATTGGAGAATTATTGATGAAGTCAGAAGAAGAAAGTTTAAATGAAATTGATAAGGCGATAGTAAGAGTAGGGAAAAAAGAATATGAGAAATTTAAAAAAATTCCACCAGATTTGTTTAAAGAAATAAATATTTCAGCATCTAAAGCACAAGCTGCATGGGAAGAAGCAAAAATAAAAAATGATTTTTCCATATTTCAACCACATTTAGAAAAAGTTGTTGAATTAACAAAAAAAATGGCAGATTATCTTGGATATGATGAAAATAGATATGACGCTTTATTGGATTTATATGAACCAGGATTAAAAACATCAGAATTAAAAAAAGTAATAGAACCATTGAGAAAATTTTTGATTCAATATTTGAATAAATTAGATGAAGGTAAAAAACCGGATAATTCTATTATGAAAAGATATTTTCCTATTGAAAAGCAAAAAGAATTATCGTTAAGAGCATTAAAATTAATGAAATATGATTTTGATGCTGGAAGAATGGATGTAGCTATGCATCCTTTTACAACCACAATTGGCGCAAATGATGTTAGAATTACCACAAGATATAATGAAAATGACTTAAATGATTCATTGTATAGTACGATTCATGAAGGTGGCCATGCATTATATGAACAGGGAATTCCAGAAGAATTTTCTGGATTACCAATAGGTGATGGGGCCTCAATGGCCATTCATGAAAGTCAATCAAGATTTTGGGAAAATATAATTGGAAGAAGTTTAGAATTCTGGGAATATTTTTACAATGATTTAGTTGAAGTATTTCCAGAATTTAAAGACTATACACCTGAAGAAATTTTTAAAGCAGTAAATTTCGTAGAAAGAAGTTTTATAAGAACAGAAGCTGATGAAGTCACATATAATTTACATATTATGCTTAGATTTGAAATTGAAGAAGCATTAATTAATGACAGAATAAAAGTTGAAGATTTACCAGAAGTTTGGAATGAAAAAATGAAAGATTATTTAGGTATAGTTCCAGGAAAAGATAGTGAAGGGGTTCTACAAGATGTTCATTGGGCCCATGGATCTTTTGGATATTTTCCATCATATATGTTAGGTAATCTTTATTCGGCACAATTTTATAAAAAAATGAGAGAAGATATTCCTGAATTAGATGACAAAATAAAAAAAGGTGATTTTGAACCTGCATTAAATTGGTTAAGAGAAAAAATTCATTCGAAAGGAAAAATGTATGAGCCAGGAGAATTGGTGAAAATGGTAACTGGAGAATTATTAAATCCAAAATATTTTATGGAATATATAGAAAATAAATTTAATAAAGTATATGAATTATAA
- a CDS encoding response regulator yields MPKILIVDDAPFIRNQLKLILEPLDFEIYEASDGKEAIEMYKKTNPDLVTMDISMPIMDGIKALTEILKYDSSAKIIMVTALGHKMRVLEAVEKGASYYIVKPFDSEKVIKSIIKVLNK; encoded by the coding sequence ATGCCTAAAATTCTTATAGTAGATGATGCACCATTTATCAGAAATCAATTAAAGTTGATATTAGAGCCTTTGGATTTTGAGATATATGAAGCTTCAGATGGAAAAGAAGCAATAGAAATGTATAAAAAAACAAATCCTGATTTAGTAACGATGGATATTTCTATGCCGATTATGGATGGAATAAAGGCTTTGACAGAAATATTAAAATATGATTCCTCAGCTAAAATTATTATGGTAACAGCTCTTGGGCATAAAATGCGTGTTTTGGAAGCGGTGGAAAAAGGCGCTTCATACTATATTGTTAAACCATTTGATTCTGAAAAAGTTATAAAATCAATAATTAAAGTATTAAATAAGTAA
- the glmM gene encoding phosphoglucosamine mutase, which translates to MGILKRLFGTDGIRGLVNEELTVDLVYKIGNALGRMYSGKYNKLLIARDTRNSGEMMEAALASGALSAGLNVEFCGVITTPALAYLTKSEKTLGVMISASHNPANYNGIKVLAEGFKISDDDEIDIENLILEKEPEYVPYGEIGKMASSHLKDKYIGYIVSEYELNNIPYKIAVDVGHGSTGALIDKIFGAFNLNYDVYFNEPDGLNINEKCGSTHPEVLANIIKNDGYDLGILFDGDGDRCLFIDKNGNLIDGDKLMAINALKLKKKNRLNNNLVIATIMSNLGLEKYLEKNGIRLCRTAVGDKYVLEKMLSSDARLGGEQSGHIIFLDKATTGDGIITGLETLETLLYFKQDINSLTKEIPEYPQLLKNIAVKNKKSVMENKKLKKTIEEYSALPNFRLVVRPSGTEHKIRVMAEGEDKKLVYNVVNELYEMIEEIDRY; encoded by the coding sequence GTGGGTATTTTGAAAAGGTTATTTGGAACTGATGGTATTAGAGGATTGGTAAATGAAGAATTAACTGTGGATCTTGTATACAAAATAGGCAATGCTTTGGGAAGAATGTACAGTGGAAAATATAACAAACTATTAATTGCAAGAGATACAAGAAATTCTGGAGAAATGATGGAAGCTGCTTTAGCTTCTGGAGCTTTATCTGCAGGATTAAATGTTGAATTCTGTGGAGTAATTACAACTCCCGCATTAGCTTATTTAACAAAAAGTGAAAAAACTTTAGGAGTTATGATTTCTGCTTCTCATAACCCTGCTAATTACAACGGAATAAAAGTCTTAGCTGAAGGGTTTAAAATATCTGATGATGATGAAATAGATATAGAAAATCTAATACTGGAAAAAGAACCAGAATATGTCCCATACGGAGAAATTGGAAAAATGGCATCTTCACATTTAAAAGATAAATATATTGGATATATTGTTTCCGAATATGAATTAAATAATATCCCTTATAAAATAGCTGTCGATGTTGGTCATGGCTCAACAGGAGCTTTAATAGACAAAATATTTGGCGCATTTAATTTAAATTATGATGTATATTTCAACGAACCCGATGGTTTAAACATCAATGAAAAATGTGGGTCAACTCATCCAGAAGTTTTAGCTAATATAATAAAAAATGATGGTTATGATTTAGGTATATTATTTGATGGAGATGGTGATAGATGTTTATTTATCGATAAAAATGGAAATTTAATTGATGGCGATAAATTAATGGCTATTAATGCATTAAAATTAAAAAAGAAAAACAGACTTAATAATAATCTTGTAATTGCTACTATTATGAGTAATCTTGGATTAGAAAAATATCTTGAAAAAAATGGAATTCGGTTATGTAGAACCGCTGTAGGTGATAAATATGTTTTAGAAAAAATGCTATCTTCTGATGCTAGACTAGGCGGCGAACAATCTGGACATATTATTTTTCTAGATAAAGCAACCACTGGTGATGGAATAATTACAGGATTGGAAACTTTGGAAACTTTATTATATTTCAAACAAGATATTAATAGTTTAACAAAGGAAATTCCTGAATATCCACAATTATTAAAAAATATTGCTGTAAAAAATAAAAAATCTGTTATGGAAAATAAAAAATTGAAAAAAACTATCGAAGAATATTCCGCGCTTCCAAATTTTAGATTAGTTGTAAGACCTTCGGGAACAGAACATAAAATTAGGGTTATGGCAGAAGGCGAAGATAAAAAATTAGTCTATAATGTGGTTAATGAATTGTATGAAATGATTGAAGAAATAGACAGATATTAA
- the codA gene encoding cytosine deaminase: MIIRNAKLLNHDKFVDIGIKDGKIEKIGKITNNCKEEINAEGNLVSPPFVDPHVHLDAILTVGDPNYNMSGTLWEGISIWSERKKKLTYDDVKKRAKEAIKWAVAQGTLKIRTHVDVCDPELVALKAMIDVKEEVKDLVDLQIVSFPQEGIVSFPNGEYLMEESLKLGADVVGGIPHYEFSRNDGIESIDIIMNLAKKYDKDIDVHIDEIDDEQSRFVEYLASKTIKESYQGRVTASHITAMHSYNNAYANKLMGVFKKAQLNVIANPLDNIALGGRFDNYPIRRGMTRVKELLNYGINVGLGHDSVMDPWYPLGRYSMLQVAFMGLNIGHMTGYEEIKQIYKAITCNSAKLMNLKDYGIEEGKKADLIILNAPSDIEAIRLRSEAIYVIKNGKVVAKTIPSKTYVDNEEIDFRVSGIFE, from the coding sequence ATTATTATTAGAAATGCAAAATTATTAAATCACGATAAATTTGTTGATATTGGTATAAAAGATGGGAAAATAGAAAAAATTGGAAAAATTACTAACAATTGTAAAGAAGAAATAAATGCAGAAGGAAATTTAGTTTCCCCACCTTTTGTCGATCCTCATGTGCATTTAGATGCTATTCTTACTGTAGGAGATCCAAATTATAATATGTCTGGTACATTATGGGAAGGTATAAGCATTTGGTCTGAAAGAAAGAAGAAATTAACATATGATGATGTAAAGAAAAGAGCAAAAGAGGCAATAAAATGGGCAGTAGCTCAAGGAACATTAAAAATACGAACGCATGTTGATGTATGTGATCCGGAGTTAGTTGCTTTAAAAGCTATGATTGATGTAAAAGAAGAAGTAAAAGATTTAGTTGATTTACAAATAGTTTCCTTTCCACAAGAAGGCATAGTTAGTTTTCCGAACGGAGAATATTTAATGGAAGAGTCTTTGAAATTAGGTGCAGATGTGGTTGGTGGAATACCACATTATGAATTTTCTAGAAATGATGGAATAGAAAGCATAGATATAATAATGAATTTAGCCAAAAAGTATGATAAAGATATTGACGTTCATATTGATGAAATAGATGATGAACAGTCAAGATTTGTTGAATATTTAGCCTCTAAAACAATTAAAGAAAGTTATCAAGGAAGAGTAACAGCAAGTCATATAACCGCAATGCATTCATATAACAACGCATATGCGAATAAATTAATGGGAGTTTTTAAAAAAGCACAATTAAATGTTATTGCTAATCCTTTAGATAATATAGCTCTTGGAGGAAGATTCGATAATTATCCAATCAGAAGAGGGATGACAAGAGTGAAAGAACTATTAAATTATGGGATTAATGTAGGGTTAGGGCATGATTCAGTAATGGATCCATGGTATCCTTTAGGAAGATATAGTATGCTCCAGGTAGCTTTTATGGGGCTTAATATAGGTCATATGACAGGTTATGAAGAAATAAAGCAAATTTACAAAGCTATAACCTGCAATTCTGCTAAATTAATGAATTTGAAAGATTATGGAATAGAAGAAGGAAAAAAGGCGGATTTAATAATTTTAAATGCACCAAGTGATATTGAAGCAATTAGATTAAGAAGTGAAGCTATATATGTAATTAAAAATGGAAAAGTAGTTGCTAAGACAATACCATCGAAGACATATGTAGATAATGAGGAAATAGACTTTAGAGTTTCTGGGATTTTTGAATAA
- a CDS encoding radical SAM protein produces the protein MKAVIIDGYVDEPAILGVPPYVSTYIRYAAGALYYHGIDVDYFTIDQVRENNMWQSFNHYEYLIIIGGVTVPGHYLGGTPISLNEINKIFSLNKEPLRVLGGPIVKGYTLTGGRRAIKIESNEIDYLVEGDIEKFLFTYPVSDDFKLNDKSDYNLISKIAPLGAEILKKHPRYPDIIVEMDVSRGCERKNGFCSFCTEPLINGKYRERPLKDTLEEAKAIYNAGVKNFRFGRAANFLAYGSLLNNGDPNIELFNELYQEMAKISDVLHTDNANPAYIVKHKNKIKKLLEIIVKYNTAGDILSFGVESFDKNVTLKNKIDILPEDSLEAIRIVNEIGSIRDKNGIPKLLPGINLLYGLIGETKETFEINKEYLEKIMDENLLVRRINVRQVMAFPGTLLYNIKPKQHKKDFIKFKEYMEQYNHEMIKKVFPIGTILRNLIIEEVKGNISFGRQLGTYPIKTGIIGKYNLLDKIDGVVVDHGSRSITALKYPFDINKATVDELISINGIGKKTAESIILKRPINDLNDLDITEEAKKSLYIIKGGMFYGKD, from the coding sequence TTGAAAGCTGTAATTATCGATGGATATGTTGATGAACCAGCCATTTTAGGTGTTCCACCATATGTTTCTACATATATTAGGTATGCAGCGGGTGCCTTATATTATCATGGTATAGATGTGGATTATTTCACTATTGATCAAGTTAGAGAAAATAACATGTGGCAATCATTTAACCATTATGAATACTTAATTATAATCGGAGGAGTTACTGTACCCGGACACTATCTTGGTGGAACTCCAATTTCGCTAAATGAAATAAATAAAATATTTTCTTTAAACAAAGAGCCTTTACGAGTTTTAGGAGGGCCTATTGTAAAAGGCTATACATTAACAGGCGGAAGACGTGCTATTAAGATTGAATCGAATGAAATTGATTATCTAGTTGAAGGAGATATTGAGAAATTTCTTTTTACTTATCCTGTATCCGATGATTTTAAATTAAACGATAAATCAGATTATAACTTAATTTCAAAAATCGCGCCACTTGGAGCAGAAATATTAAAAAAACATCCAAGATATCCTGATATTATCGTTGAAATGGATGTGTCTCGTGGATGTGAAAGAAAAAATGGTTTTTGCTCATTTTGTACAGAACCATTAATTAATGGAAAATACCGGGAAAGACCTTTAAAAGATACATTAGAGGAAGCAAAAGCTATTTACAATGCCGGAGTTAAAAATTTTAGATTCGGAAGAGCTGCTAATTTTTTAGCATATGGTTCTCTTTTGAATAATGGAGACCCTAATATTGAATTATTTAATGAGTTATACCAGGAAATGGCTAAAATATCCGATGTTCTTCATACAGATAATGCAAATCCTGCTTATATTGTAAAACATAAAAATAAGATTAAAAAATTATTGGAAATTATTGTTAAATATAATACAGCAGGCGATATTCTATCTTTTGGCGTTGAATCCTTTGATAAAAATGTTACTTTAAAGAATAAAATTGATATTTTACCAGAAGATTCTTTGGAAGCAATTAGAATAGTTAACGAAATTGGAAGTATCAGAGATAAGAACGGTATTCCAAAATTACTACCAGGTATAAATTTATTATATGGTCTAATTGGTGAAACTAAAGAAACTTTTGAAATAAACAAAGAATATCTAGAAAAAATTATGGATGAAAATTTATTGGTAAGAAGAATAAATGTTCGTCAGGTCATGGCTTTTCCTGGAACTTTATTATATAATATTAAACCAAAACAACATAAAAAAGATTTCATTAAATTTAAGGAATATATGGAACAATATAATCATGAAATGATAAAAAAAGTCTTTCCTATTGGAACTATATTAAGAAATCTAATTATAGAAGAAGTAAAAGGAAATATATCTTTCGGAAGACAATTGGGTACGTATCCTATAAAAACCGGAATTATTGGAAAATATAATTTATTGGACAAAATAGATGGTGTTGTAGTTGATCATGGTTCTCGCTCTATTACAGCTCTAAAATATCCTTTTGATATTAATAAAGCTACAGTTGACGAACTAATATCCATTAATGGAATAGGGAAAAAAACGGCAGAATCAATTATATTAAAAAGACCTATTAATGATTTAAATGATTTGGATATTACTGAAGAAGCAAAAAAGTCTCTATATATCATTAAAGGGGGAATGTTTTATGGGAAAGATTAG